In Zingiber officinale cultivar Zhangliang chromosome 8B, Zo_v1.1, whole genome shotgun sequence, a single genomic region encodes these proteins:
- the LOC122015430 gene encoding uncharacterized protein LOC122015430 — protein sequence MEEEASKKQKRWRLRGGYRRLLSRRYSPSKTKEIKQEEDGKDEAERVRKGSKEIDAHPVIRILEAPSKKATSRPEFLRYLEYLKEGGTWEPNSERPSIYFK from the coding sequence atggaagaagaagcctctaAGAAGCAAAAGAGGTGGCGGCTAAGAGGAGGGTACCGTCGCCTCCTCTCGCGGCGATACTCCCCCTCGAAGACGAAGGAGATAAAGCAGGAGGAGGATGGAAAGGACGAGGCGGAGAGGGTAAGGAAGGGCAGCAAGGAGATCGACGCACACCCTGTGATTAGAATTCTGGAGGCGCCATCGAAGAAGGCAACGTCGAGGCCGGAGTTCTTGAGGTATTTGGAGTACTTGAAGGAGGGTGGGACGTGGGAGCCCAACTCTGAGAGGCCCTCCATCTACTTCAAGTAG